In Cyprinus carpio isolate SPL01 chromosome A1, ASM1834038v1, whole genome shotgun sequence, the following proteins share a genomic window:
- the LOC109064812 gene encoding CD209 antigen-like protein 2 isoform X2, which translates to MSWSDSRQYCRDRGADLVIINTEEKQRFISSLVSERVWIGLSDREQEGNMKWVDNSTLKQGFWLKGEPNNAYNEDCIELNYNREKPGWSPLNSWNDDQCSAKKKGICEK; encoded by the exons ATGAGCTGGTCTGACAGCAGACAGTACTGCAGGGATCGTGGAGCTGATCTGGTCATTATCAACACTGAAGAGAAGcag AGGTTCATATCTTCATTAGTCAGTGAGAGAGTGTGGATTGGTTTGTCTGACAGAGAGCAGGAGGGAAACATGAAATGGGTGGATAATTCAACACTGAAACAAGG GTTTTGGCTCAAAGGTGAGCCAAACAACGCTTACAATGAGGACTGTATTGAACTGAATTATAATAGAGAGAAGCCGGGATGGTCACCGCTGAACAGCTGGAATGATGATCAATGCTCTGCGAAGAAAAAGGGGATTTGTGAGAAATAG
- the LOC109064812 gene encoding CD209 antigen-like protein 2 isoform X1, whose product MKGPVCFFMSTELKSWSDSRQYCRDRGADLLIINTEEKQRFISSLVSERVWIGLSDREQEGNMKWVDNSTLKQGFWLKGEPNNAYNEDCIELNYNREKPGWSPLNSWNDDQCSAKKKGICEK is encoded by the exons ATGAAGGGCccagtttgttttttcatgtccaCTGAGTTGAAGAGCTGGTCTGACAGCAGACAGTACTGCAGGGATCGTGGAGCTGATCTGCTCATTATCAACACTGAAGAGAAGcag AGGTTCATATCTTCATTAGTCAGTGAGAGAGTGTGGATTGGTTTGTCTGACAGAGAGCAGGAGGGAAACATGAAATGGGTGGATAATTCAACACTGAAACAAGG GTTTTGGCTCAAAGGTGAGCCAAACAACGCTTACAATGAGGACTGTATTGAACTGAATTATAATAGAGAGAAGCCGGGATGGTCACCGCTGAACAGCTGGAATGATGATCAATGCTCTGCGAAGAAAAAGGGGATTTGTGAGAAATAG